One region of Thiorhodovibrio frisius genomic DNA includes:
- a CDS encoding RCC1 domain-containing protein has protein sequence MYGGDKTVFGGNDRVAHLLYDVEQVFSNWWAFAALRADGSVVTWGLDKFGGDSTAVASELDGTIDVEQVFSNNKAFAALRADGSVVTWGNGGTGGDDYQVANALDGTIDVEQVFSTVEAFAALRADGSVVTWGSPGHGALSYTVASALDGTIDVEQVFSNDMAFAALRTDGSVVTWGSSYYGGDSTAVASALDGTIAVEQISGTSWGGGGAFAALRADGSVVTWGDSASGGDSTAVASALDGTIDVEQVFSADNAFAALRADGSVVTWGDSASGGDSTAVADELASGVLTLADIKDADNLDFGGVTPEPGPDPKPEPVPEPTTDYDAFYTLIDDTPTEFFVSVGLDAGVLGKTAGKTINITDGAAALGLSAGTSVNIEGNSGEFLLERNGTTLEVVDSQGMIVTSINGSPTQTATLRFSDGATTLVIENGNMAVGGQVIVADGDHVGGDTLALDATDNSVGAFADDNVLPESASANAFLILTDKAPERFTLGEGLVVELLGGTGGTTINIPDGAGAARVSPNTTLNFEGPSNDFSFTRHGTTMDVRDDEGNLAAMLMAATGATTTLIFADGFVELGVANQQLSLGGIDFTEGQSASAADLTFNPARTSEPVFGVHLDDILA, from the coding sequence ATGTATGGCGGCGACAAAACAGTGTTTGGCGGTAACGACCGAGTAGCCCACTTGCTCTATGACGTCGAGCAGGTGTTCTCAAATTGGTGGGCCTTCGCCGCCCTGCGCGCCGATGGCTCGGTGGTGACTTGGGGACTCGATAAGTTTGGCGGTGACAGCACGGCGGTGGCCAGTGAACTGGATGGCACCATCGACGTCGAGCAGGTCTTTTCAAATAATAAGGCCTTCGCCGCCCTGCGCGCCGATGGCTCGGTGGTCACCTGGGGAAACGGCGGGACGGGTGGTGACGACTACCAGGTGGCCAACGCGCTAGACGGCACCATCGACGTCGAGCAGGTGTTTTCGACTGTGGAAGCCTTTGCCGCCCTGCGCGCCGATGGCTCGGTGGTGACCTGGGGAAGCCCTGGCCATGGCGCTCTCAGCTACACGGTGGCCAGCGCGCTCGATGGTACCATCGACGTCGAGCAGGTGTTTTCGAATGATATGGCCTTCGCCGCCCTGCGCACCGATGGCTCGGTGGTAACCTGGGGGAGCAGTTATTACGGCGGTGACAGCACGGCGGTGGCCAGTGCGTTGGATGGCACCATCGCCGTCGAGCAGATATCCGGGACTTCTTGGGGAGGGGGAGGGGCCTTCGCCGCCCTGCGCGCCGATGGCTCGGTGGTGACCTGGGGAGACAGTGCCTCCGGTGGTGACAGCACGGCGGTGGCCAGCGCGCTCGATGGCACCATCGACGTCGAGCAGGTGTTCTCAGCTGATAATGCCTTTGCCGCCCTGCGCGCCGATGGCTCGGTGGTGACCTGGGGAGACAGTGCCTCCGGTGGTGACAGCACGGCGGTGGCCGATGAACTCGCAAGCGGCGTGCTCACCCTAGCGGACATCAAAGATGCCGATAACCTCGACTTTGGCGGTGTCACTCCTGAGCCGGGGCCAGATCCGAAGCCAGAACCCGTGCCAGAGCCAACCACAGATTACGATGCGTTCTATACCCTGATCGACGACACGCCGACTGAATTTTTTGTCTCCGTGGGGCTTGATGCGGGCGTGCTCGGCAAGACCGCCGGCAAAACCATCAACATCACCGACGGCGCCGCCGCCCTTGGGCTTTCCGCCGGCACCAGCGTGAACATCGAGGGCAACAGCGGCGAGTTCCTGCTTGAGCGCAACGGCACCACGCTGGAGGTCGTCGACTCCCAGGGCATGATCGTTACCTCCATTAACGGCTCACCCACCCAGACCGCGACGCTGCGGTTTAGCGACGGGGCGACAACCCTGGTGATCGAGAATGGCAACATGGCCGTTGGCGGACAGGTCATTGTCGCCGACGGCGACCATGTCGGCGGCGATACGCTCGCGCTTGACGCAACCGACAACTCCGTCGGCGCCTTTGCCGATGACAACGTACTCCCCGAAAGCGCCAGCGCTAACGCCTTCTTGATACTCACGGACAAGGCGCCAGAGCGCTTCACCCTGGGCGAGGGGCTGGTGGTGGAGTTACTTGGCGGAACCGGCGGGACCACCATCAACATCCCCGACGGCGCCGGCGCGGCCCGGGTCTCTCCCAACACAACGCTCAACTTCGAGGGGCCAAGCAACGACTTCAGCTTCACCCGCCATGGCACCACCATGGATGTCCGCGACGACGAGGGCAACCTCGCCGCCATGCTCATGGCGGCCACCGGCGCGACCACAACCCTGATCTTCGCCGACGGCTTCGTCGAGCTTGGCGTTGCCAACCAACAACTCAGCCTCGGCGGAATTGATTTCACCGAGGGACAGAGCGCATCCGCCGCTGACCTGACCTTCAACCCCGCGCGGACGTCCGAGCCGGTTTTCGGTGTCCATCTTGACGACATCCTGGCCTAA
- a CDS encoding DUF4347 domain-containing protein, with product MTNHIVFIDSAVANPHTLIASLPAQSQWFLLNSEQDGLEQMRAILADYSNLASIQILSHGAPGTLTLGASTLDQASLAAQAEVLADIGASLSDQGDLLLYGCNVAQGEPGQTFITELAQLTGADVAASDDLTGAAALGGDWVLERHTGAIATSPLSPDYQGVLINDVSSNNLLFFGHTMGEWHNASAFAAIKDDGSVVTWGDYDGGGNSRAVAGALDGTIDVKQVFSTSDAFAALRADGSVVTWGQGPAGGDSSAVASELDGTIDVKQVFSTGGGLCRPARRWLGGDLGR from the coding sequence ATGACCAACCACATCGTCTTTATCGACTCCGCCGTCGCCAACCCCCACACCCTCATCGCCAGCCTGCCGGCGCAAAGCCAGTGGTTCCTGCTCAATTCCGAGCAGGATGGGCTCGAGCAAATGCGCGCCATCCTGGCCGATTACTCCAACCTCGCCTCCATCCAAATCCTCAGCCACGGCGCCCCCGGAACTCTCACCCTGGGCGCCAGCACCCTGGATCAAGCCAGCCTTGCCGCGCAAGCCGAGGTCCTGGCCGATATAGGCGCCAGCTTGAGCGATCAGGGCGATCTACTGCTCTACGGCTGCAATGTCGCCCAAGGCGAACCTGGCCAAACCTTCATCACCGAACTAGCGCAGCTCACCGGCGCCGACGTGGCGGCTTCCGACGACCTAACGGGCGCAGCCGCCTTGGGTGGGGACTGGGTGCTGGAGCGGCACACTGGCGCGATCGCGACCAGCCCCCTCAGTCCGGACTATCAGGGCGTGCTGATCAATGACGTCAGCTCAAACAACCTGCTTTTTTTCGGGCATACGATGGGGGAATGGCATAACGCTAGCGCCTTTGCCGCCATCAAGGACGACGGCTCGGTGGTGACCTGGGGAGATTACGATGGGGGCGGTAACAGCCGAGCGGTGGCCGGCGCGCTCGATGGCACCATCGACGTCAAGCAAGTGTTCTCGACGTCGGATGCCTTCGCCGCCCTGCGCGCCGATGGCTCGGTGGTGACCTGGGGACAGGGTCCCGCTGGCGGTGACAGCAGCGCGGTAGCCAGCGAGCTCGATGGCACCATCGACGTCAAGCAAGTGTTCTCGACCGGGGGGGGCCTTTGCCGCCCTGCGCGACGATGGCTCGGTGGTGACTTGGGGCGATAG
- a CDS encoding DUF4347 domain-containing protein, which translates to MTQHVFFIDSRVADIPSLIARLPPRSEWFLLDGKQDGIAQLRAILADYSELASIHILSHGEPGRLSIGASTLDQISLAHHRAALAEIGASLGETGDLLLYGCNLAQGDQGRAFLTHLSLLTGADVAASDDPTGAAVQGGDWTLEQQIGTIETRPIAPAYTGLLANEGAPGTLLFPRHTLGEWRNETAFAAINADGSVVTWGKDSAGGDSSAVADALNGAIDVVQVFSTQEAFAALRANGSVVTWGEASAGGDSTSVANALDGSVDVVHIFSTAGAFAALRADGSVVAWGNSNQGGDSAEVATALDGSNDVVRVFSSGGAFAALRADGSVVTWGSSEHGGDSTAVAGALDGSIEVEQVFSTGHAFAALRADGSVVTWGKSTDGGDSTEVADALDGASEVVQVFSTSSAFAALRSDGSVITWGKRSDGGDSAAVTGALDGAIEVTQVFSTRFAFAALRADGSVVTWGRSNAGGDSAAVADDLDGSTDVTRIFATEGAFAALRADGSVVTWGDSYSGGDSTVVASALDGAIDVECVVATSSAFAALLVDGSVVTWGDRYTGGDSTAEATDLDGSIEVEQVFSTGHAFAALRVDGSVVTWGDSDNGGDSTAVMDDLASDVLTLSSIQDTDNLAFDDDAPTPPQDNENEAEPEAITEIKTLFPGHSLGEWSNAEAFAAIKAGGSVVTWGDSAHGGDSTAVAGALSGAIDVEQLFSAEHAFAALRVDGSVVTWGDSFNGGDSAAVANALDGAVDVEQIFSTTQAFAALRADGSVVTWGGAFSGGDSAAVDNALDGAIDVKQIFSTEHAFAALRADGSVVTWGNDAKGGNSAAVANALDGTLDVEQVCSTRSAFAALSADGAVVAWGENHNGGDTTPVADALNGNIAVEHLFATIGAFAALRADGTVVTWGDRGFGGDTAAVANALDGAVEVEQIFSARYAFAALRADGSVVTWGHSGFGGDSSAVADALDGTIKVEQVFSNHYAFAALRADGSVVTWGSERAGGDSIALADKLDGAPAVENIFSTQMAFAALLADGSVVTWGDKASGGDSTAVAGALDGAIDVVHIFSTEDAFAALRADGSVVTWGDSSNGGNSAPIADELASGVLTLASIEHANQLILEAVAPEPEPYTIGDSYYILTPATPAQFFVAEALDAQVNSDTSGKTINIGEGSAALGLDPNTSINLKGASDDHTLLCKGDILEILGSDDNLVTSIRASDTQTTTLRFSDGAAHVTTKDNLLSIGGITLSDGDLISATGLTLDGDDTSVGAFADDNVLPESASANAFLILTDKAPERFTLGEGLVVELLGGTGGTTINIPDGAGAARVSPNTTLNLEGPSNDFSFTRHGTTMDVRDDEGNLAAMLMAATGATTTLIFADGFVELGVANQQLSLGGIDFTEGQSASAADLTLNPARTSEPVFGVHLDDILA; encoded by the coding sequence ATGACCCAGCACGTCTTTTTTATCGACTCCCGCGTCGCGGACATCCCCTCTCTGATTGCCCGCCTGCCACCCCGAAGCGAGTGGTTTCTGCTCGACGGCAAACAGGATGGAATCGCTCAACTGCGCGCCATCCTGGCCGATTACAGCGAGCTTGCGTCCATCCACATCCTAAGCCACGGCGAGCCGGGGCGTCTGTCTATTGGGGCGAGCACACTCGATCAAATCAGTCTCGCGCATCATCGTGCCGCCCTTGCCGAGATCGGCGCCAGCCTCGGCGAGACCGGGGATCTGCTGCTCTACGGCTGCAATCTCGCGCAAGGCGATCAGGGGCGAGCCTTTCTTACCCACCTTTCGCTGCTCACCGGCGCCGATGTCGCCGCTTCCGACGACCCCACTGGCGCGGCTGTTCAGGGCGGTGACTGGACGCTGGAACAACAGATCGGCACGATCGAAACCAGGCCCATCGCACCAGCCTACACTGGTCTTTTGGCGAATGAGGGGGCGCCCGGCACCTTATTGTTCCCCCGGCACACCCTTGGCGAATGGAGAAATGAAACGGCCTTTGCCGCCATAAATGCCGATGGGTCGGTCGTGACCTGGGGAAAGGACAGCGCCGGCGGCGACAGCTCCGCGGTCGCTGACGCATTGAATGGCGCCATTGATGTTGTCCAAGTTTTCTCGACCCAGGAAGCCTTCGCCGCCCTGCGCGCCAATGGCTCCGTGGTGACCTGGGGCGAGGCTTCGGCCGGTGGCGACAGCACCTCTGTGGCCAATGCACTGGATGGCTCGGTCGATGTGGTGCACATTTTTTCAACCGCGGGCGCCTTCGCCGCCCTGCGCGCCGATGGCTCCGTGGTCGCATGGGGTAACAGCAATCAGGGTGGTGACAGCGCCGAGGTTGCCACCGCATTGGATGGCTCCAACGACGTCGTGCGGGTGTTCTCTTCTGGCGGCGCCTTCGCCGCGCTGCGCGCCGATGGCTCCGTGGTGACATGGGGAAGCAGTGAGCACGGCGGCGACAGCACCGCGGTGGCCGGCGCCTTGGATGGCTCGATCGAGGTCGAGCAAGTTTTTTCGACTGGCCATGCGTTTGCCGCCCTGCGCGCGGATGGCTCGGTGGTCACCTGGGGCAAGAGTACCGACGGCGGAGACAGCACGGAGGTGGCCGACGCCTTGGATGGCGCTAGCGAGGTCGTGCAGGTGTTCTCCACCTCGAGCGCCTTTGCCGCCTTGCGCTCCGATGGCTCGGTGATCACCTGGGGAAAGCGCAGCGATGGCGGCGACAGCGCGGCGGTAACTGGCGCCCTGGATGGAGCCATTGAGGTTACCCAGGTCTTTTCAACACGCTTTGCCTTTGCCGCGCTCCGTGCCGATGGTTCGGTGGTTACCTGGGGCAGAAGTAACGCTGGCGGCGACAGCGCCGCCGTTGCCGATGATTTGGATGGCTCCACCGACGTGACGCGGATCTTTGCGACTGAAGGCGCCTTCGCCGCCTTGCGCGCCGATGGCTCGGTGGTCACCTGGGGAGACAGTTACAGCGGCGGCGACAGCACGGTCGTGGCCAGCGCCCTGGATGGCGCCATCGACGTCGAGTGTGTGGTTGCGACCTCTAGCGCCTTTGCCGCGCTGCTCGTCGATGGCTCGGTAGTCACCTGGGGAGACCGCTACACTGGTGGCGACAGCACGGCCGAGGCCACTGACTTGGATGGCTCGATCGAGGTCGAACAGGTCTTTTCGACCGGCCATGCCTTTGCCGCCTTGCGCGTCGATGGCTCGGTGGTGACCTGGGGGGATAGTGACAATGGCGGTGACAGCACAGCGGTAATGGACGATCTGGCGAGCGACGTGCTCACCCTCTCGAGTATCCAGGACACGGACAATCTTGCCTTCGACGACGACGCTCCGACACCACCGCAGGACAATGAAAACGAAGCAGAACCGGAAGCAATAACAGAAATCAAGACCCTGTTTCCGGGTCACTCCCTCGGCGAATGGAGCAATGCCGAGGCCTTTGCCGCCATCAAGGCTGGCGGCTCGGTGGTGACTTGGGGAGACAGTGCGCACGGCGGTGACAGCACGGCTGTGGCCGGCGCCTTGAGTGGCGCCATCGACGTTGAACAACTCTTCTCCGCTGAACATGCCTTCGCCGCCCTGCGCGTCGATGGTTCGGTGGTAACCTGGGGCGACAGTTTCAACGGCGGAGACAGCGCGGCCGTTGCCAACGCGTTGGATGGCGCCGTCGACGTCGAGCAAATCTTCTCCACCACCCAGGCATTCGCTGCCCTGCGCGCCGATGGCTCGGTGGTCACCTGGGGGGGGGCCTTTTCTGGCGGTGACAGCGCAGCGGTGGACAACGCCCTGGATGGCGCCATCGACGTCAAGCAAATCTTCTCGACCGAGCACGCCTTTGCCGCGCTCCGCGCCGATGGCTCCGTGGTGACTTGGGGCAATGATGCCAAAGGCGGTAACAGCGCGGCGGTGGCCAATGCCTTGGATGGGACGCTAGACGTTGAACAAGTCTGTTCGACACGCTCAGCCTTTGCCGCCCTCAGCGCTGATGGCGCTGTTGTCGCCTGGGGGGAGAATCATAATGGCGGTGACACCACGCCAGTGGCCGACGCGCTGAATGGGAACATCGCGGTCGAGCACCTCTTCGCCACGATTGGCGCCTTTGCCGCCCTCCGCGCCGATGGCACGGTGGTGACTTGGGGAGATAGGGGGTTCGGCGGTGATACCGCGGCAGTGGCCAACGCCTTGGATGGCGCCGTGGAAGTCGAGCAGATTTTCTCGGCTCGCTATGCCTTCGCCGCCCTGCGCGCCGATGGCTCGGTGGTGACATGGGGACACAGTGGATTCGGCGGCGACAGCTCGGCGGTAGCCGATGCCCTCGATGGTACCATCAAGGTCGAGCAGGTCTTTTCCAATCACTACGCCTTCGCCGCCCTGCGCGCCGATGGCTCGGTGGTCACCTGGGGTTCTGAACGCGCGGGCGGTGACAGCATCGCACTTGCCGATAAACTGGATGGCGCCCCCGCCGTCGAGAATATTTTTTCCACCCAAATGGCCTTTGCGGCCCTGCTCGCCGACGGCTCGGTGGTGACCTGGGGCGACAAAGCCTCAGGCGGAGACAGCACGGCGGTGGCCGGCGCGCTCGATGGCGCCATTGATGTGGTACATATTTTCTCCACCGAGGATGCCTTTGCCGCCCTGCGCGCCGATGGCTCGGTGGTCACCTGGGGAGACAGCTCCAACGGCGGCAACAGCGCCCCGATCGCGGATGAGCTCGCAAGCGGCGTGCTCACCCTCGCAAGCATCGAGCATGCGAACCAGCTAATCCTGGAAGCTGTTGCTCCAGAACCAGAGCCATACACTATTGGTGATTCCTACTATATCCTCACACCTGCTACTCCAGCTCAGTTTTTCGTCGCCGAAGCCCTTGACGCCCAAGTTAATAGCGACACCAGCGGCAAGACGATCAACATCGGCGAGGGCTCTGCCGCCCTTGGGCTCGATCCCAACACCAGCATAAATCTAAAGGGCGCCAGTGACGACCACACATTGTTATGCAAGGGCGACATCCTGGAAATTCTGGGAAGCGATGACAACTTGGTTACATCCATTCGTGCCTCGGACACCCAAACCACAACTTTACGGTTCAGCGACGGCGCCGCGCACGTAACCACAAAAGATAACCTGCTTTCGATTGGCGGAATCACGCTTTCCGACGGAGACCTAATTAGCGCAACCGGCCTCACCTTGGACGGCGATGACACATCCGTCGGCGCCTTTGCCGATGACAACGTACTCCCCGAAAGCGCCAGCGCCAACGCCTTCTTGATACTCACGGACAAGGCGCCAGAGCGCTTCACCCTGGGCGAAGGGCTGGTGGTGGAGTTACTTGGCGGAACCGGCGGGACCACCATCAACATCCCCGACGGCGCCGGCGCGGCCCGGGTCTCCCCCAACACCACCCTCAACCTCGAGGGGCCAAGCAACGACTTCAGCTTCACCCGCCATGGCACCACCATGGATGTCCGCGACGACGAGGGCAACCTCGCCGCCATGCTCATGGCGGCCACCGGCGCGACCACAACCCTGATCTTCGCCGACGGCTTCGTCGAGCTTGGCGTTGCAAACCAACAACTTAGCCTCGGCGGAATTGATTTCACCGAGGGACAGAGCGCATCCGCCGCTGACCTGACCTTAAACCCCGCGCGGACGTCCGAGCCGGTTTTCGGTGTCCATCTTGACGACATCCTGGCCTAA
- a CDS encoding CAP domain-containing protein — MASPSDFEQLMLELVNRARADPNAEAAGYGIDLNADLAPGSISPQAKQPLVMNTWLMDSARGHSAWMLENNIFSHTGEGGSSAGDRIAAAGYDFVAPSTWGENISWRGTTSPMPLDLEEYVHEQHKGLFLSKGHRLNIMGESFREIGIGQVSGVFTEQGADYNASMITENFAASGDYAFLGGVVYEDLDNDDFYSPGEGIGGVKVSVDGLTTTTTWESGGYQVALAPGSYTVTFSGGTLDSPVTRALTIGQENEKIDLIVDEFLQPPEPPPPDTDPLPIPNLEAYYTLIDATPNQFFVAEGLEAGMLGKTAGKTINVAEGAAALGLAAGTSVNIEGDSADYRLQRNDTMLEVVDFDGTIIASISGSPTQTSTLRFSDGAATFAIENNHLAIGGQILVADGDIVGGTTLELDDTDTAATIFTDAGGLPGNANANAFLILTDKAPERFTLGEGLVVELLGGTGGTTINIPDGAGAARVSPNTTLNFEGPSNDFTFTRHGTTMDIRDDEGNLAAMLVAATGATTTLIFADGFVELGVANQQLSLGGVIFTEGQNASGADLTVDLFA, encoded by the coding sequence ATGGCCAGCCCAAGCGATTTTGAGCAATTAATGCTGGAACTCGTCAATCGCGCCAGAGCCGATCCGAACGCGGAAGCTGCCGGGTACGGGATCGATTTGAACGCCGACCTTGCCCCGGGCAGCATTTCTCCGCAAGCCAAGCAGCCACTTGTGATGAACACATGGCTCATGGACTCCGCGCGCGGACATAGCGCGTGGATGCTCGAAAACAACATCTTCAGCCACACGGGGGAAGGCGGATCATCGGCTGGCGACCGGATCGCCGCCGCGGGCTACGACTTCGTGGCGCCTTCGACTTGGGGCGAGAATATTTCGTGGAGAGGAACAACTTCCCCAATGCCCCTTGACTTGGAGGAATACGTTCACGAACAGCACAAGGGCTTATTTTTGAGCAAAGGGCATCGTCTCAATATCATGGGAGAGTCCTTCCGCGAAATCGGGATCGGTCAGGTATCCGGCGTTTTCACCGAGCAAGGCGCCGACTATAACGCCTCAATGATCACCGAGAACTTCGCTGCGTCGGGAGATTACGCCTTCCTCGGCGGCGTCGTCTACGAAGACCTCGACAACGATGACTTTTACTCGCCCGGTGAGGGTATTGGAGGCGTGAAGGTCTCGGTCGATGGCCTGACCACCACCACGACCTGGGAGAGCGGTGGCTATCAGGTCGCTCTCGCCCCTGGTTCGTATACGGTCACCTTCTCCGGTGGGACGCTTGACAGCCCGGTCACCCGCGCACTCACCATTGGCCAGGAAAACGAAAAAATCGATCTTATCGTCGATGAGTTTCTGCAACCGCCCGAGCCGCCTCCCCCCGACACCGATCCGCTGCCCATCCCGAACCTGGAGGCGTATTACACATTAATCGACGCTACCCCCAACCAGTTCTTCGTCGCCGAAGGGCTTGAAGCTGGAATGCTTGGCAAGACCGCCGGCAAGACCATCAACGTCGCCGAGGGCGCTGCCGCCCTGGGGCTCGCCGCCGGCACTTCTGTAAACATCGAGGGTGATAGTGCCGATTACCGTCTGCAGCGCAATGACACCATGCTGGAGGTGGTCGACTTCGATGGCACGATTATCGCCTCTATTAGCGGCTCGCCCACCCAGACCTCAACCTTGCGGTTTAGCGACGGAGCGGCAACCTTCGCGATCGAGAATAATCACCTTGCCATTGGCGGACAAATCCTCGTCGCGGACGGCGACATCGTGGGCGGCACAACCCTCGAGCTCGACGATACCGACACCGCCGCCACCATCTTCACCGATGCCGGGGGGCTGCCAGGGAACGCCAACGCCAACGCCTTCTTGATACTCACGGACAAGGCGCCAGAGCGCTTCACCCTGGGCGAAGGGCTGGTGGTGGAGTTACTTGGCGGAACCGGCGGGACCACCATCAACATCCCCGACGGCGCCGGCGCGGCCCGGGTCTCTCCCAACACAACGCTCAACTTCGAGGGGCCAAGCAACGACTTCACCTTCACCCGCCATGGCACCACCATGGATATCCGCGACGACGAGGGCAACCTCGCCGCCATGCTCGTGGCGGCCACCGGCGCGACCACAACCCTGATCTTCGCCGATGGCTTCGTCGAGCTTGGCGTTGCCAACCAACAACTTAGCCTCGGCGGCGTCATCTTTACCGAGGGTCAGAACGCATCCGGCGCTGACTTGACCGTCGATCTATTTGCGTGA
- a CDS encoding DUF6447 family protein, whose product MPEQTPTVTINDKSYKLDDLSEKAKQQLVSLRVCDQQITYLQQQLAITQTARASYARVLHDELPPNGR is encoded by the coding sequence ATGCCAGAACAAACCCCGACTGTCACAATTAACGACAAAAGCTATAAGCTGGACGATCTGTCGGAAAAAGCCAAGCAGCAGCTCGTCAGCCTGCGCGTTTGCGACCAGCAAATCACCTACCTCCAACAACAGCTCGCGATCACGCAAACCGCGCGAGCCAGCTACGCCAGGGTACTGCATGATGAGCTGCCGCCGAACGGGCGCTAG
- a CDS encoding IS66 family transposase, with translation MTTGLEVSRTITVDDSGARHQGRNGYVTQIGNDWFAWFASTGSKSRINFLQLLHAGDITYTLNSHALSYLREEHLPKEPLRRLQTHPQSTILGITAWEAHLQALGITSQRHRRIATEGALLGGLIEKGFSLDLLIVSDGAGQFAILLHALCWVHAERLVPKLIALNDEHRQDQERVRGEIWDLYADLKAYQRNPDPALAPALEARFESIFTQHTTFATLNQTLKRLHRHKQKLLLVLQRPEIVLHTNGSEGDIRGYVKWRKISGGKRSDLGRRCRDGFASLKKTCRKLGISFWDYLGDRIEGHHTIPPLSDIIRERATAAGVVP, from the coding sequence TTGACAACAGGTCTGGAGGTCAGCCGCACCATCACGGTGGATGATTCCGGGGCGCGCCATCAAGGCCGCAACGGCTATGTTACGCAGATCGGCAACGACTGGTTCGCGTGGTTTGCCAGCACTGGCAGTAAGAGTCGCATCAACTTCCTGCAACTGCTGCATGCCGGTGACATCACCTATACGCTAAACAGCCATGCCCTGTCCTACCTGCGCGAGGAGCACTTACCCAAAGAGCCTCTGCGCCGCTTGCAGACGCATCCCCAGAGCACAATCCTCGGCATCACGGCCTGGGAGGCGCATCTCCAGGCGCTGGGAATCACCAGCCAGCGCCATCGGCGCATCGCCACCGAGGGGGCGTTGCTCGGTGGGTTGATCGAGAAGGGCTTCTCGTTGGATCTGTTGATCGTCAGCGATGGGGCCGGACAATTCGCCATCCTGCTCCATGCCCTGTGCTGGGTGCATGCCGAGCGGTTGGTGCCCAAGCTCATCGCACTCAATGACGAGCATCGCCAGGATCAAGAGCGGGTGCGCGGGGAGATCTGGGATCTGTATGCCGACCTCAAAGCCTATCAGCGCAATCCCGATCCCGCATTGGCGCCGGCGCTTGAGGCGCGCTTTGAGAGCATCTTCACCCAGCACACCACCTTTGCCACCCTCAATCAGACGCTCAAGCGCCTGCATCGGCACAAGCAGAAGCTGCTGCTGGTGCTCCAGCGCCCGGAGATTGTGCTGCATACCAACGGCTCCGAAGGCGACATCCGCGGCTATGTGAAGTGGCGCAAGATCAGCGGCGGTAAGCGCAGCGACCTGGGTAGACGCTGTCGTGACGGATTTGCCAGCTTGAAAAAGACCTGTCGCAAGCTCGGCATCTCCTTCTGGGATTACCTGGGCGACCGCATCGAAGGGCATCACACCATCCCGCCACTGTCTGACATCATTCGCGAGCGCGCCACTGCAGCGGGTGTGGTGCCATGA